In a single window of the Rhineura floridana isolate rRhiFlo1 chromosome 3, rRhiFlo1.hap2, whole genome shotgun sequence genome:
- the CDHR4 gene encoding cadherin-related family member 4 has product MGYSQALIDGIPGTVVLEDSVAPGTIVANFTGNCTGPSDLPTVTLNTTTPATSFFNQPNFVSPNIYEVSLSPSAALDAKEVNLYVLTFVASCPDGTWTEIKLNIRVTAAERLECGSNSEYIGENPVRVSENVKPGESIYQTVLKKRGTDTVIFTIENASLPFTITRDGTVLAPAEGFSREQADKIFPMVIVVTDSSGKRCLRPLQIEVLPVYHKQVNFTVSSVAKSLLENAGPLQFITQVNASGEHVVYAIISPNTNHFTIDPDTGIIQNTYNLDLERYPSLSKTQLVVKAYNMLHPSDSATITVNITVKRKNLQGPLCNPAVFVTEIPETEPIGTTLLHLSCKDVESGSDSLHYKIMEDSQSPQYSFQMKGSALQVNSTLDCDSEAMASLNFLYQATILVTDNGSSPQNTAVKVLVTVSRVNEYDPECSRWFFSVPENVPFGYFIGSVNGTDRDYPFDNIEYGILGAWGSVFYVGRRTGQLYVLGPLDYEKQKSYRLTVSLKDLDNDVNPKTQKTTLCNITINVQDVNDESPVCDPPFQQHFIYSTRTTSITEVKCEDKYERSELTYSIVGGNTNGRFRMVGNLIFHNGFSYNPDGVFDPLAFELLVEVTDSRSIPRFSTTATVIVYVTPWITTVPTTTTTTTTVPKEPIVLHRIEKYWAPDPWFVVVLTLTGALLLSVLGFLFWQLCWRKAPGETSQPLLQNKGKDLERNYITTEEPSKEKGKDSTEVLSLQLQFDGRAQDPITGQYYLFDSSTGARRWV; this is encoded by the exons ATGGGTTACAGCCAAGCGT TGATTGATGGCATCCCAGGCACTGTGGTGCTGGAAGACAGTGTGGCTCCAGGCACAATTGTGGCCAATTTCACTGGCAATTGTACAGGCCCCAGTGATCTACCCACAGTAACTCTAAACACCACAACTCCCGCAACCTCTTTTTTCAATCAGCCAAATTTTGTATCCCCTAACATCTATGAG GTGAGCCTTAGTCCCAGTGCTGCCCTGGATGCCAAAGAGGTGAATCTGTATGTTTTGACATTTGTTGCAAGTTGCCCAGATGGAACGTGGACTGAGATTAAACTCAACATTCGAGTCACTGCAGCAGAAAGATTGGAGTGCGGCAGCAATTCTGAATATATCG GAGAGAACCCAGTAAGAGTTTCAGAGAATGTTAAACCGGGAGAATCCATCTATCAAACTGTATTGAAGAAGCGAGGCACAGACACCGTGATT TTCACCATAGAGAATGCTTCTCTGCCTTTCACCATAACTAGAGATGGAACAGTGCTGGCACCTGCCGAGGGTTTCAGTCGTGAGCAAGCTGACAAG ATATTCCCAATGGTCATTGTGGTAACAGACAGTAGTGGGAAACGCTGCCTCAGGCCTTTGCAAATAGAGGTGCTGCCTGTTTACCATAAACAAGTCAACTTCAC GGTGTCATCAGTAGCAAAAAGTCTATTGGAAAATGCAGGCCCCCTCCAGTTTATCACACAAGTCAATGCCAGTGGGGAACATGTTGTTTACGCGATTATCTCCCCAAACACGAACCATTTCACCATTGATCCAG ACACAGGCATAATCCAGAACACCTACAACCTAGATCTGGAACGTTATCCATCCTTATCCAAAACCCAGCTGGTAGTGAAAGCTTACAACATGCTGCATCCAAGTGATAGTGCCACCATCACCGTCAACATTACAGTAAAACGTAAGAACCTGCAAGGACCACTGTGCAACCCTGCCGTATTTGT GACTGAGATTCCAGAGACAGAACCCATCGGGACAACCCTGTTGCATCTTTCTTGTAAAGATGTAGAGAGTGGCAGTGACAGCCTTCACTACAAAATAATGGAGGATAGTCAGAGCCCACAGTATAGCTTCCAAATGAAAGGCTCAGCACTGCAG GTGAACAGCACTTTGGACTGTGACTCTGAAGCTATGGCCAGCCTTAACTTCCTGTACCAAGCCACCATTCTGGTGACAGACAATGGAAGTTCCCCACAAAACA CTGCAGTGAAGGTGTTGGTGACAGTAAGCCGAGTGAATGAATACGACCCAGAGTGTTCACGATGGTTCTTTAGCGTCCCAGAGAATGTCCCCTTTGGATACTTCATTGGCAGTGTCAACGGCACTGACCGAGACTATCCTTTCGACAATATTGAATACGGCATCCTGGGGGCATGGGGCTCTGTTTTCTACGTTGGGCGTCGCACAG GACAGCTTTATGTATTGGGGCCACTGGACTATGAAAAGCAGAAGTCCTATCGTCTGACTGTCAGCCTAAAGGACCTAGATAATGATGTGAATCccaaaacacagaagacaacactGTGTAACATCACCATTAATGTGCAG GATGTGAATGACGAGTCCCCTGTATGTGATCCACCCTTTCAGCAGCATTTCATATATTCCACAAGGACTACATCCATCACAGAGGTGAAGTGCGAGGATAAGTATGAACGAAGTGAATTGACCTACAGCATCGTTGGAG GCAACACAAATGGGCGATTTCGCATGGTTGGAAACCTTATTTTCCACAATGGCTTCTCCTACAACCCTGACGGTGTTTTTGATCCCCTCGCTTTTGAGCTTCTAGTGGAAGTGACGGATAGTCGTAGCATACCTCGCTTCAGCACCACAGCCACTGTTATTGTTTATGTGACCCCTTGGATCACAACAGTgcctactaccaccaccactactacg ACAGTGCCCAAAGAGCCCATCGTTTTGCACCGCATTGAGAAGTACTGGGCACCAGATCCCTGGTTCGTGGTGGTTCTTACTCTCACTGGAGCTCTCCTCCTTTCTGTCTTGGGTTTCTTATTCTGGCAGCTCTGTTGGAG GAAGGCACCAGGAGAGACATCTCAACCTCTACTGCAGAACAA GGGCAAAGATCTGGAAAGAAATTACATCACAACGGAAGAGCCAAGCAAGGAGAAAGGGAAAGATTCTACTGAGGTGCTGAGTCTG CAACTCCAGTTTGATGGCCGTGCTCAGGACCCTA TCACCGGCCAATATTACCTGTTTGACAGCAGCACTGGAGCGCGGCGTTGGGTGTGA